Genomic DNA from Pseudomonas fluorescens:
CCAGGCTGCGGGCGTTACCGTGGCCGTTGGCCGCCGGTTGCTGCATGCGCCGCCACTCCGGTTTGTTGGTACTGGTCATGATCGACGGCGGATTGGTGAAGGCCCGGGTGGTCATGGCCGTGGGCTCGCGCATCGTCACCTGCAGCAGGCGTTGGGCCGCGGCATCGCCGACGTTGCCTTTGCCACGGGCGATGTGGGCCACGCGATGAAACTCCTCGTCGGCCAGGCCAACGTGAAAATCCAGGCCCAACGGCTTGGCCACACGGGCCACGATGGACTCCCCCGGGCCACGCCCATCGGCCCTGCGCAACAGCTCGCCAACCAGCCAGCCGTAGGTGATCGCGGCATAACCATGACCCTCGCCCGGCGTCCACCAAGGTGTTTCGGCGGCCAGGGCATCGATCATGGCTTGCCAGTCATAAAGCGCTTCGGGCGGCAGCAATTCACGTAGCGCCGGCAACCCGGCCTGATGGCAGAGCAACTCGCGCAGGGTAATGGATTGCTTGCCGGCGGCGGCAAACTCGGGCCAATAGCGGGCGACCGGGGCATCCAGCTGCAACTTGCCTTCGGCCACCAGTTGCAGGGCGGTGACGGCGGTGAACGTTTTGGTGCAGGAAAACAGGTTGGCGATGGTGTCGCTGTGCCAGGTCTCATGGCCATCCTTGTCGGCGGTACCGGCCCACAGATCGATCACCGTGCGACCACCCACCTGAATGCACAACGCCGCACCGCGCTCCTGGGGATTATCGAACAGCGCCGCGAACGCTTCACGCACCGCCTCGAACTGAAGTTCATAATGGCCTTGAATCTGCACCCGCAACTCCTTTGAAACAAAGACTTTTTAGAGTGGCTGGCATTGTTTCAGCCATTGGGGGTTTTGGGAACCGCCATGGGACGGCTGGTTAACCTGAAACCGGCCCCTGTGGCGAGGGAGCTTGCTCCCGCTGGGTTGCGCAGCAACCCCAAAACCCGCCGTTGCGGTGTGCCAGATTGATCGCGACCAGCCTTCTTGGGGCTGCTACGCAGCCCAGCGGGAGCAAGCTCCCTCGCCACAACAGCGTCCATCACCAGAAGAACCCGCTTTGTCAGGAAATCTCCCGCCGAAACGGCGGCAGCGCGTTGAGGATCGCCTTGCCATAGCGCTGGGTGACCAGCCTGCGGTCGAGCAAGGTGATGGTGCCGCGGTCTTCTTCGGTGCGCAGCAACCGACCACACGCCTGGACCAGCTTCAGCGAAGCGTCCGGCACGGAGATTTCCATGAACGGGTTGCCGCCACGGGCTTCGATCCACTCGGCCAGTGCGGCTTCCACCGGGTCGTCGGGAACCGAGAACGGGATCTTGGCGATCACCACGTGCTCGCAGTAGGCACCCGGCAAGTCCACGCCTTCGGCAAAACTCGCCAGGCCGAACAGCACGCTGGAATCCCCACCATCGACCCGGGCCTTGTGTTTGTTCAAGGTTTCCTGTTTCGACAGATTGCCCTGGATGAACACCTGTTTGCGCCAGTCACGGTCAAGGCCGTCGAACACGTCCTGCATCTGTTTGCGCGAGGAAAACAGCACCAGGGTGCCCCGTGAGCCTTCCACCAGTTCCGGCAGGTCGCGGATGATCGCCGCGGTGTGGGCGGCGGCATCCCGTGGGTCGGCCTTGAGGTCCGGCACCCGCAGCACGCCGGCGTCGGCGTGATGGAAGGGGCTCGGGACCACGGCGGTCACGGCTTTCTTTGGCAAGCCGGCGCGCATGCGGAAGCGGTCGAACGTGCCCAGGGCGGTCAGCGTGGCGGACGTCACCAGCGCGCCATAGGCCACGTTCCACAAGTTGCGCCGCAGCATTTCCGCCGCCAGGATCGGGCTGGCATTGACCTCGATGTCGAACAGCGAACCGCTTTCGGCCAGGGTCAGCCAGCGCGCCATTGGCGGGTTGTCTTCCGGGTCTTCAGCGGTGAAGGCCGTCCACAGTTCCCAGTTACCTTGCGAGCGGGACAACAGGCTGCCAAACAGCGGGTACCACTCCTCGGCCTGGTTGCTGGCGATTCCGATGTTGACCTCGCCGTCCATGCCTTCCTTGAGCAGGTCGGTCAGGCGCGTGAACAAGTCGGTCAGGCGTGCGAAACCTTTCTTGAGCTCGATGCCCATTTCGCGCATGTGTTCAGGAATCACTCCGCCGACGAAGCGATGGCGTGGCCGCTCCCGGCCCTCGACGTCTTCGCCTGGCTTGAAATCGGCCACTTGCTCGCACGCGGTGAACATGAACTGCTGGTTCGTCTTGATTTCCCGCGCCAGTTCCGGCACCTGTTCGATGAACTTGCCCAGGTCACCCGGCAATGGATGCTGGGCCAACAGTTTGGTGAGGTTCTTGGCGGTGGTTTCCAGCCAGTCGGCCGTGGAACGCAGCCGGGTGTAATGGGCGAAGTGACCGATGGCCTTGTCCGGCAGGTGATGGCCTTCGTCGAACACATAGATCGTGTCGCGCGGGTCCGGCAGCACCGCACCACCGCCCAGGGCCAGGTCGGCCAGCACCATGTCGTGGTTGGTGACGATGACATCGACCTTGCCCATGCCTTCGCGGGCCTTGTAGAAGGCGCACTGGCCGAAGTTCGGGCAATGGCGGTTGGTGCACTGGCTATGGTCGGTCGTCAGGCGGGACCAGTCAGCGTCTTCCAGGGCCGTGGACCAGCTGTCGCGGTCGCCGTCCCATTTATTGCCGGCCAGCTTCTCGATCATGCTGGTGAACAGCTTCTGGCTGGCCTCATCGACTTCGATCTTGAAGCCTTCTTCTTCGAACAACTGGGCCGTGGCGGTCTGCGCGTGGCCTTCCTGGAGCAACATGTCGAGCTTGGACAGGCACATGTAGCGCCCACGGCCCTTGGCCAGCGCGAACGTGAAGTTCAGCCCGCTGTTGCGCATCAGGTCGGGCAGGTCCTTGTAGACGATCTGTTCTTGCAAAGCGACGGTGGCCGTGGCGATCACCAGGCGTTTGCCGGCGGCCTTGGCAGTGGGAATCGCCGCCAGGCTGTAGGCCACGGTCTTGCCGGTACCGGTGCCGGCCTCCACCGCCACCACGGCGGGCTCGCCACTGCGCCGGCCTTCGTCGTCGGTGTCGATGTCACCCAGGACTTTTGCCACTTCGGCAATCATCAGGCGCTGGCCATATCGCGGCTTGAGGCTCTTGGCTTCGAGAAAACGCGAATAGGCGCCCTGGATCGTGGTTTTGAGTTCGGTGCTGATCATGAATGGTCGGGCGCTAAAACGCTGGATAAATTTTCAGTGGTTCGAATCGGCGGCTATCATACCCCGCTAATGAATCCTGCGCAGAACGGAGTAACCCAATGACACCCTTTGCCCTCGTCTACACCCTGCATTTACTGGCGGCCCTGGTCTGGGTCGGCGGCATGTTTTTCGCCTGGATGATCCTGCGCCCCGCAGCAATGACGGCGCTTGAGGGCCCTGCCCGGCTCAAGTTGTGGGTAGAAGTGTTTCAGCGTTTTTTTGTCTGGGTCTGGGTGGCGGTGGTGCTTTTACCGATCAGCGGTGTAGGCCTGATCCATGTGCGCTTCGCCGGTTTCGAAACCGCGCCTCGGTATGTGCAGGTGATGATGGGGTTGTACGTGGTGATGACAGCACTGTTCATCCGCATCCAGGGTCTGCAACTGCCGGCATTGCGTAGTGCCGTGACGGCGCAGGACTGGCCGGCGGGTGCGGCGGTGCTGGGGAAGATTCGGCGGTTGGTGGGGATCAATTTGTTGATCGGGTTGCTGGTGGTGGCGATTGGCGCGGCGCGGCCGATGTTCTGAACATCACATAAAACCCTGTGGGTGCGAGCTTGCTCGCTCCCACAGGTTCAGATCAGATTTTCTTCAGAACCGCTGCACCGTCACCGTCCCCGCCGCTCCGGCAGGCCCTGGCTGGCCATCGGCGCCAGGACGGCCGCTTTTGCCGCCATCGGCGGTATAGACCAGACAGCCCTTGGCCTTGCCACCGGCCCCGGGTTTGCCGCCGTGTCCCGCCGCGCCACCGGCCCCGCCGTCCACCGTCACTTTGATCTGCTCGGCAGGATAGGCGCGAGGCAGCTCAAGGCGTACCTGCGCACCGGCCGCACCCGGCTGGCCATCGCTGCCATTGCTGCCGTCGGCCCCGCGACCGGCCGAACCCCAGGTGCAACCCGGCGCCTGGCCATTGGCACCGTCAAGACCGACGAAACCCGGCGCACCGGTACCACCGCGGGCATCCACCGACAACAGCGGCGCATTCAAGGCATTGAAACGCAGGTTGAGATCGCGCCCCGACCGCGCGGCCTTGGTGTAGGTACCCGGTGCGCCGCGTGAAGTGATCTGGCTGCCCTCGGCCAGCTCAGCCCGGGCCACTTTCATTTCCAATGCCTGCTGCGCCGGCACGATGGCGATCCGTGCTTCACGCCCCAGGTGCAATTGGTCGATGGTCAGTTCAGTGACATTGGAAGGCACCAGCAGCGTGCCGTAGTCGGCCACGTCCAGTCGCTCGAGGACCAGGGTGCTGGTGGTGTTTGGCAGGCGCATCAACGAATGGCTTTCTACCTGGACCACCTGGGCCGAAGCCCACGGGCATACGAGTGCGGCGAGCAGACACAATTTACGCATGGGAAGCCTCTGGCGCGGTCGGGAGGGTTTGCAAATGGAAGATACCGAACAGCAGCACTCTGAGGCGATCACGACCAGGCGCGGGGCGGCCACGGAAACTGGCCCGGAACAACAGCAGTTCCAGCAAATGGAGCACCAGCAAAAACGCGCCGGCGACATTGACCAGCAGATGCAGCGGATGGACGAACGGCACGACCAGATTGACCAGCACCACCAGCCAGAACAGCAGGGTCAGCAAGCGCCCCAGCCCCCAAAACACCTTCATACGCCCCCCTGATCGGGAATTATTCTTTGCGCGCACAGTAACGGCTTGCGCGCAGGATAAGCCAGAGGGCCAGGCAAATTTAATCTGACCCGAGCCCCGGATCGCCTTCCCGACGACCCGGCAGCCCTGGTCCGAGCTTCAACGCTGGATATGCAGCTCAACCCGACGGTTCTGTGCCCGCCCTTCGTCAGTCTCATTGTCAGCCACCGGCTCGCTTTCGCCCTTGCCTTCGCTGGTGAGTTTGTCGGGGGCCAGCCCCTGAGTCAGTAAATACTCCACGACGCTGCTGGCTCGACGTTCGGACAGCCCTTGGTTATAGGCATCAGTGCCGACACTGTCGGTGTGACCCACCACCCGGATGCTGGCGACATTGGCATGGCTGAGTTTGCCCATCAGCCCATCGAGTTGGCTTCGAGCGTCGGCCGTGAGGTCGGATTTGTCGAAATCGAACAGTACCTTGCCGGCGTCGTTGAGGGTGATGACCTCGCTCGCCGGCGCTTGCGGTTCGACCGGCGGGGCGCTGGCCGGGTATTGCGGCAGCGGGCAACCGTGATGCTCGACGGGGGTATTGGCCGGCGTATCGGGACAACGGTCGCGGCGGTCGAACACCCCGTCGTCGTCTTCATCGCCATCCTGGGCGTAGCAGATCAGACCACCGCCCAGCAATCCCAGTGCGGCGCCACCGGCGGCCCAGCCACTGCTTTCAATGGCCCCCAACCCGCCGCCAACCAAGCCGCCGATCAGGCTACAGATTGGCCAGGTGCGTTGATTGAGAGGTGCGCTGCCATCGCTGTGAGTGGCGCAACCGGACAACAGACTGCTCGCCAGCAGTACCGGCAAGGCGGCCCTGATTAGAACGTTCATGGTGAAGGCTCCTGTGTCACCGGCCCATACCGGTCACACAGGAGTAAAGACCCGCATCCGCAACTCTACAAGCCGCGAATCGCAAGGGTTTCAGCGGCTTATCTTGATTTCCGTGCGACGGTTCATCGCGCGGCCGTCGGCGGTCTTGTTATCGGCCACCGGCTGGCTCTCACCGGCGCCGGACACCGAGACGAAACTGGCACGCGGTACGCCGTTTTCGACCAGGTATTGCACCACCGAGTTGGCCCGTTTCTCCGACAACCGTTGGTTATAGGCATCGCTGCCGACACTGTCCGTATGGCCGGTGACCCGCAGTTGCGCGGTGGACGTTTCCTGTTTCAGTCGGGTGGCGACCGTGCTCAGCACATCCTTGTCGGCTGGGGTCAGCGTGGCTTTGTTGAACTCAAAGTGCACGTCGCGGATCACGATGGTTTCTTCCTTGACCACTGGAGGCTCTTCAGCCATTGGCGGTGGTGCAGGTGGTGGGCAACCGTCGGCATCGACCTGCACACCCTTCGGTGTGCCCGGGCACTTGTCGCGGCTGTCCGGCACGCCATCGCCATCTTCGTCGCCGTCGCCGTGCACCCAGCAATAAGCTGCCGCCATGCCGCCAACGTACAGCGCGCCGCCGCCAGCCCAGGAAGTGCTTTCTATGGCGCCTAATCCCGCACCGATCGCACCGCCGACGGCCGCACAGGTCGGCCAGTCGGTTTTCTGCAAACCTGCGCAACCAGTCAACACACTGGTTAGCAGAACCAGGGGTAACGCTGTCCGAACTATGCTCATCGGGTTTCTCCTTGAGGGATCGGCTTGTCGCCGATTCAGGGGAGTAAAGACCCGTCTTCGAATCTGCGCCAGCCTGAGCAATCGCGGGTTTTCGCCCCGTGTTTACGAAGATTCCGCACGTTCAGGGACAAACCGCTCTAGGCCACGATGTCCGGGCAGGCTATCGTGGTGGTTCTGACTGAGGAGCTTCGATGACTGTTGCCATTTCTGCGCGTACGCCCCAACAAGCCCTGGCGGCCGTGCTTGACCGCTATGCCCCGCAAAAACTGCTATTGATCGGTGCCAGCGGCTTTCCCGCGCTTGAAGCATTCCAGCAGGCCCATCCCGGCACCGAAGTGGTCCACGCCGGCCCCGGCGCGCTGCCGGCGGACGTGGCGGCGCGGCGTTTTGACCTGGCCCTGGCGCTCGATTGCCTGGAGCATTTGCCCAAGCGCGAAGGTCTGAACCTGTTGGGTGGCATCCGCAATCTCAATGCCAGTCGCATTGCCGTGCTGGCAGATCTCAACGCCTGCGGCTGGCAAGAGACGGACTTTTTTTCACTGGCCCTGCAAGCCAGCGAGCGATTCCAGCGCGAAGATCAGGTGCTGACCCTGTTTACCTACGATCTGCTTGAATACAAACAAGTCCCCGATTGGCTCAACTCGCGCTTTTGGGCCAACCCGGAAAATTTTGGAAAATATTGGTGGTAACCGTGAACACAAGCCCACACACGCCCATCTGCCCCTGCGGCAGTGGCAATCCACTGGACGCCTGCTGCGGCCATTACCACGACGGTCACCCGGCGCCCTGCGCCGAAGCCTTGATGCGCTCGCGCTATAGCGCCTATGTATTGGGCCTGGTGGATTATCTGGTCGCCACCACCCTGCCCGCCCAGCAGCCAGGCCTCGATCGCCAGTCGATCAGCGAGTGGAGCGCCAACAGCACCTGGTTGGGGCTGGAGGTGGAAAGCAGCGAAGTGCTAGGTGGTCAACCGGAACATGCCTTTGTCACGTTCACGGCACGCTGGCACGACGGCCAGGGCGAGCATAGCCACCGTGAGCAATCCTCGTTCGTGCAGAACGACGGGCGCTGGTATTTCATCGATCCGACCGTGCCGGTCAAGACAGGGCGCAACGACAGCTGTCCGTGTGGCAGCGGGCACAAATTCAAGAAGTGCTGCGCCGGCTACTTCAATCGCTGAATTTAGGAAACGTCCGACGCTCGTCCATCGGCCCATAGGGCTAGACTGGGGATAAACCAGAGGCACGGACATGACCCCTCCATCATTCTTGCTGCGCATCACCTGCCTGCTGCTGTTCGTTGGATTCGGCGGCTGTGCATCCTGGCGAGGTGAAGAAGCTCCGGAACCACAGGTACATCTGGTCAAGGTAGAGGTGGTGCGGGCCCGGCTGGTGGAACAGAGGTTCACGCTGCACTTTCGCGTCGACAACCCCGGCGACAGCGACCTCACCGTTCGCGGCCTGACCTACCGCATCCACCTGGGCGACCTGTTGCTGACCGAAGGCGAGCATGAGCACTGGTTCACCGTGCGTCCCAAGCACAGCGCCTACTTCAAGGTGCCGGTGCGCACCAACCTTTGGCCACAGGTGCGGGAAGTGGTGAAGCTGCTGGAGAAACCCCGGGAACAGATCCCCTATCGTCTGGAAGGTGAGCTGGAAACCGGATTATTCATCGCTCACTACGTGCACCTGGAACGTAATGGCGTGATAATCGCCGCCGATTTTATTGCGGAGTAACCCCGATGACCCAACAACCCCACGTCCATGGCCCTGATTGCAACCACGATCACGACCATCATCACGATCATGACCACGGCCATGTCCACGGTCCGAACTGCGGCCACGCCCACCAGGAACCGGTGCGCAACGCCCTGAAGGATGTCGGCCGCAACGACCCTTGCCCGTGCGGCAATGGCAAGAAATTCAAGAAGTGCCACGGGGCTTGAGGGTCCGGGCGAAAAACTTTTTCGCCTGTTAGAGCGTCATCGCGAGCAAGCTCGCTCCCACAGAGTTGCCATTAACCAATCCAGGGTGTGATGGCTTGGAAGCTTTTTGTGGCGAGGGAGCTTGCTCCCGCTTGAGTGCGAAGCGCTCATCGCTTTTTTGGGGCCGCTGCGCGCCCCAGCGGGAGCAAGCTCCCTCGCCACGGGACCGTGCCGCTTTCAACCCCCTGTGGGAGCGAGCTTGCTCCGGGCGGCGATCCAACGATGAGGCCGGCACTGTCAACACCGATCTATCAGCCCGCCTGCAGAATCCGCTTCACACCGACCACCGTCGCATACTCACCATGCAAATTGCCCAAGGACATGGCATGCACCTCGGCAGCCGTACGGGCGTTGCCGAAGTAATCGCTCTTGTCGAAGGTAAAGCAGGCATCTTCGACCACCCACGTGTCGAATCCCAGGTTGCCGGCCGTACGCGCCGTGGACTCCACCGAGTTGTGCGTTGCCACACCGACGATCACCAATTGCCTGATTCCGGCGTTGCGCAGGTCTTGCTCCAGGTGGGTGCCACTGAACGCATCCGGCACCTGCTTTTGCACCAACCGTTCCCCTGCCTGCGGCTCGAACCGTGGCTGGACTTCCACCCCCGACTGCCCCGGCCAGAACACCGAGTCCGGCGAGCGGGAGAGATGGTGGACGTGAATCACCGGACGCGCCGTCCGTCGCCATAAAGCCAGTAGCTCCAGCATGCGCAGCTCTGCCTCGGGGTTGTTACGAGGGCCGAGCCTGGGGTGAAGGATGCCTTTTTGTTGATCGATGAGAATCAGCGCCGCGTCGTTCTGTAGCTCCATGCCGGTTTCTCTTGCTTGGTCTTTGAATGTTCCACACTTGATCATCACCTTTTCCTACAGGCAAGCCTTTGAGCAAAGCGATGACCCGGCCCCGGAGTTTTATCGCCAAACCAACAAATAACCCTCGCCCCCGCTTGCGCGGCCCCCTCCTGCTCACTAACGTAGCGCCTTTATTGGTGCCACCCCCTCCCGCAGGAGCTTTGCCATGGCCTCGCCAGCCTCTATTTCCCTTATCCCCCGGCTCGGCGTTGCCGCCGCAATGGCCAGTGTGCTCGGTTTGAGCGGATGCCAGACCTGGAACGCCCAGGACACTGTCCCGCCGACTTCCGGTGTGCAACCGCTCAAGGGGCTGGCGCAGAACGTCTCGGTCCGGCGCAATGCCACCGGCATGCCGCTGATCGAAAGCAACAGCTTCCATGACGCCCTGTTCACCCTCGGCTACGTCCACGCCAGCGATCGCATCACCCAAATGGTCACCCTGCGCCTGCTGGCCCAAGGACGATTGGCAGAAATGTCCGGCGCCGAACGGCTGGACGTCGACCGCTACATGCGCGCCGTCAACCTGAAGAAAAACGCCGACGAGCTGTACAAGGCGTCTTCGCCAAGGCTCAAGCGTTTCTTCGAAGTCTATGCCCGCGGCGTCAACGCCTACCTGTTCCGCTACCGCGACAAGTTGCCGTCGGACCTGGCCGCCACTGGTTACAAACCCGAGTACTGGAAACCGGAAGACTCGGCGCTGATGTTCTGCCTGCTGAATTTCAGCCAGTCAGCCAACCTCCCGGAAGAAATCGCCAGCCTGGTGCTGGCCCAGACCGTCACCAACGACAAGCTCGCCTGGCTGAGCCCGTCCTATCCGGACGAGCAACTGCCCGTGGCCGAGGCCGACAAGCTCCAGGGCCTGCGCCTCAATGGCCAGATCCCGGGCCTGAGCGAAATCAGCAAGGCCACCCAGCAATTGGCCGGGTTGAACCTGTTGGGTGCTGCGTCTTCAAGCAACTGGGCCATCGCGCCACAACGCAGCCGCAGCGGCAAGAGCCTGCTGGCCAGCGACAGCCACGGGCCGCTGGGCATGCCGGGGCTGTGGAGCCCGGTACAGATCCGTGCGCCCAAGTACCAGGCGGCCGGGGTTTCCGTGGCAGGGATCCCGATGATCCTGGCCGGGTTCAATGGCAAAGTGGCCTGGAGCATGACCAGCGTACTGGGGGACAACCAGGACCTGTTCCTGGAGAAAATCCGCCGCCAGGGCAACGGCCTGTCCTACGAGGTCAACGGCAAATGGCAACCGGCGATCGTGCGCAACGAAACCTATTTCATCAAAGGCCAGCGGCCGATTCGTGAAGCGGTGTTCGAAACCCGTCACGGCCCGTTGCTCAACAGCGCCCAGGGCCCGGCCATGGCCAACGGCTTTGGCCTGGCCTTGCAGACGCCGAGCTTCAGTGACGACAAGACCCTGGATGCCTTCTTCGACCTGTCCCGGGCGCAGAACGTCGAGAAAGCCTCCGACGCCAGCCGGGAAATCCGCGCCATGGCCATGAACCTGGTCTTTGCCGACGCCAGCCATGTCGGCTGGCAAGTCACCGGTCGCTACCCGAACCGCCGTGAAGGCGAGGGCCTGTTGCCGTCGCCGGGCTGGGACGGTCGCTACGATTGGGACGGTTACGCCGACCCGATGCTGCACCCCTACGATCAGGACCCGCCCCAGGGCTGGCTTGGCACGGCCAACCAACGGGTCATCCCCCACGGCTACGGCATGCAACTGTCCAACTCGTGGGCCGCACCGGAGCGTGGCGAACGCATGGCCGAACTGGCCGGCGCGGGCAAGCACGACACCCGCAGCCTGACCGCCATGCAATACGACCAGGGCACAACGTTCGCCGCCAAGCTCAAGCAAGTCTTCGAAGCACCGGGCATGGCCCAGCCGCTCAAACAGGCGATCGAAGCCCTGCCGGTGGCTGACCGGGCCAAGGCCCGCGAGGCCTACACTCGCTTGATGGCATTCGATGGCCGGCTCAACCCAACCTCCGCCGACGCGGCGATCTATGAGCTGTTCCTGCAGGAAAGCATGAAGCAGATTTTCCTCGACGAACTGGGCCCGGACAGCAGCCCGGCGTGGAAGGCGCTGGTCGCCAACGGCCAATTGTCCTACTCGGCCCAGGCCGATCATCTGCTGGGACGTGAAGACAGCCCGTTCTGGGACGATGTACGCACCCCTCAGAAAGAAGACAAGGCCGTCATCCTCGCCCGCAGCCTGGTCGCCACCATCAACGCCGGTGACAGCCAGTTGGGCGGTGACCACAAGGCTTGGCAGTGGGGCCAGTTGCATCGCTACGCGTGGAAAAACAGCAACGGCCAGATCGTACGCGGCCCGCTACCGGCCGGTGGCGACGCCAGCACGCTCAACTCGGCGGCGTTCGCCTGGGGCCAGGATTTCACCACCACCCTGGCGCCGGCCATGCGCTTTATCGTTGACTTCGGCCAGCCTGAACCGTTGATGATCCAGGACGGCGCCGGCCAGTCTGGCAACCCGGTCAGCCCGAACTATGCCAATGGCATCGATCCGTGGATCAAGGGGCAGTACCAGAGCCTGCCGCTGCAGTCACAGAACTTCGATCGGGCGTATGGCAAGACGCGGTTGACCCTGGTGCCTGGCAAATAACTGCAGCCCGGGACTGGAGATAGTATTTGTGGCGAGGGAGCTTGCTCCCGCTGGGCTGCGATATAGGTAGTCCGTTCCTTGCTCCCCCATACTGATACTCGCTGAAGTCCGGTTGTCGCGAGGAAGGAACATGCACCTGCGAGCTACGAATAGGGCTGCAACGCATTTCGATGATTACTGCTTCACCTTCGAGCCCAGCAGGTGCGCTTGCGCCCTCTAACGAACACTCAGGGAAAGCCGGGCACGGCTCTCTATATCGCCTTCGCTGGACGCAAGCATGCATGTTCCTGCATGTACTTTAGCGTCTGTGGAGGTGTGCAATGCAAACGCTCTTGTCTCAGAAATTCACTGCTTATATCGGAATTGATTGGGCCGATACCAAACATGACGTCTGCTTGCAGGTTGCTGGGCAAGCCCAGCGGTGCTTCTCGGTCATCCGACACAACCCCGAAGCTATTGATCAATGGGCTCATGCGCTGTATCAGCGTTATGGCGGTCCTATCGCCATTGCCGTGGAGTTAGACAAAGGACCGTTGATAGCGGCCCTGCAAAAATATGATTTTTTTTGTTTGTTCCCAATCAACCCCGCCACCTTAGCCAAGCAGCGTAAGGCCTTTGTTCCCAGCGGTGCGAAGGACGATCCGAGCGATGCCCAGTGGGCACTTGAGCTATTGCTCAAGCATCCCGACAGATTTCCCCTGCAGGAGAAACAAAGTCCTGCCATACGCTCTCTGGCTAGCTTGACTGAACATCGGAGAACCTTGGTTGATGAGCGGGTAAGAACCAGTAATCGGTTGGTTTGCATGCTCAAGCAGTACTATCCGTTGGCGCTGGAGTTGTTCCACGACCATGACACACAGGTGTTTTGTGATTTCCTGGAGCGCTGGTCGACGTTGGAAACACTTAAACGTGCTCGGCCTACAAGCGTTTTGAAGTTTCTTAACGCGCACAATGTTCGCCATGCAGAACTCAATCAGCAGCGCCTGGCCTTGATCCTCAAGGCCACGCCGCTGACAGAGGATCCGGGGATTGTTACCCCTTCAGCGCTGTATGTGCGGACCCTGGCATCGCAACTGAGTGGGATGCTGGTGGCGATCAAGCAGTTTGATGCGGCGATCGAAGAAACGGCCAATACCCTGGCCGATTACAGCCTCTTCAAATCCTTGCCTGGAGCCGGGCAACAGCTTGCACCA
This window encodes:
- a CDS encoding LEA type 2 family protein, translating into MTPPSFLLRITCLLLFVGFGGCASWRGEEAPEPQVHLVKVEVVRARLVEQRFTLHFRVDNPGDSDLTVRGLTYRIHLGDLLLTEGEHEHWFTVRPKHSAYFKVPVRTNLWPQVREVVKLLEKPREQIPYRLEGELETGLFIAHYVHLERNGVIIAADFIAE
- a CDS encoding penicillin acylase family protein, with the translated sequence MASPASISLIPRLGVAAAMASVLGLSGCQTWNAQDTVPPTSGVQPLKGLAQNVSVRRNATGMPLIESNSFHDALFTLGYVHASDRITQMVTLRLLAQGRLAEMSGAERLDVDRYMRAVNLKKNADELYKASSPRLKRFFEVYARGVNAYLFRYRDKLPSDLAATGYKPEYWKPEDSALMFCLLNFSQSANLPEEIASLVLAQTVTNDKLAWLSPSYPDEQLPVAEADKLQGLRLNGQIPGLSEISKATQQLAGLNLLGAASSSNWAIAPQRSRSGKSLLASDSHGPLGMPGLWSPVQIRAPKYQAAGVSVAGIPMILAGFNGKVAWSMTSVLGDNQDLFLEKIRRQGNGLSYEVNGKWQPAIVRNETYFIKGQRPIREAVFETRHGPLLNSAQGPAMANGFGLALQTPSFSDDKTLDAFFDLSRAQNVEKASDASREIRAMAMNLVFADASHVGWQVTGRYPNRREGEGLLPSPGWDGRYDWDGYADPMLHPYDQDPPQGWLGTANQRVIPHGYGMQLSNSWAAPERGERMAELAGAGKHDTRSLTAMQYDQGTTFAAKLKQVFEAPGMAQPLKQAIEALPVADRAKAREAYTRLMAFDGRLNPTSADAAIYELFLQESMKQIFLDELGPDSSPAWKALVANGQLSYSAQADHLLGREDSPFWDDVRTPQKEDKAVILARSLVATINAGDSQLGGDHKAWQWGQLHRYAWKNSNGQIVRGPLPAGGDASTLNSAAFAWGQDFTTTLAPAMRFIVDFGQPEPLMIQDGAGQSGNPVSPNYANGIDPWIKGQYQSLPLQSQNFDRAYGKTRLTLVPGK
- a CDS encoding IS110 family transposase, with amino-acid sequence MQTLLSQKFTAYIGIDWADTKHDVCLQVAGQAQRCFSVIRHNPEAIDQWAHALYQRYGGPIAIAVELDKGPLIAALQKYDFFCLFPINPATLAKQRKAFVPSGAKDDPSDAQWALELLLKHPDRFPLQEKQSPAIRSLASLTEHRRTLVDERVRTSNRLVCMLKQYYPLALELFHDHDTQVFCDFLERWSTLETLKRARPTSVLKFLNAHNVRHAELNQQRLALILKATPLTEDPGIVTPSALYVRTLASQLSGMLVAIKQFDAAIEETANTLADYSLFKSLPGAGQQLAPRLMVAFGEQRDRFKDAGAMQRYAGIAPVTERSGKKKIVRWRYQCSTFLRQTFVEWAAHSINQSVWAGAYYRQQKAKGCSHQAALRALAFKWIRIVYRCWNAGSQYDESVYLQALARHDSPLIRAPEATKAC
- a CDS encoding cysteine hydrolase family protein; translated protein: MELQNDAALILIDQQKGILHPRLGPRNNPEAELRMLELLALWRRTARPVIHVHHLSRSPDSVFWPGQSGVEVQPRFEPQAGERLVQKQVPDAFSGTHLEQDLRNAGIRQLVIVGVATHNSVESTARTAGNLGFDTWVVEDACFTFDKSDYFGNARTAAEVHAMSLGNLHGEYATVVGVKRILQAG
- a CDS encoding SEC-C metal-binding domain-containing protein; protein product: MTQQPHVHGPDCNHDHDHHHDHDHGHVHGPNCGHAHQEPVRNALKDVGRNDPCPCGNGKKFKKCHGA